TGCCAGCGGATCGCGTCGAGGGTCAGAGACTGACGGATGGGAGCCTCGGTGGCCGGGGACGGATCGGTGCCGTAGGCCCGGATCGGGGCCCAGAAATCCTCGTCCAGCCCGTCGAGGTAGGCGTTGCCGTTCTGGGTGACGATCGCGGTGACGCGCTCGGGGTGGGCGGTGGCGAGCCGCCAGCCGATGGGCGCGCCGTAGTCCTGCACGTACATGGCGAAGCGCGACAGGCCAAGCCGCTCGGTGAAGGCGGCGGTGATCTCGGCCAGGTTCGCGAAGGTGTAGTCGAAGTCGTCCACGGACGGCGTCGCGGAGTGGCCGAAGCCGAGGTGGTCGGGTGCGACGAGCCGGTAGCGGGTCGCCAGCCTCGGGATGAGGTCGCGGAACATGTGGGAGCTCGTCGGGTAGCCGTGCAGCAGGAGCAGGACCGGCGCGTCCGGGTCCCCGGCCTCCCGGTAGAAGATCTCCTGCCCGCGCACGACGGCGGTGCGGTAGTGGGTTCGCTCATCCATGCCTAACCCCTTTGAGTCGTTGATGAAGTTATACATGGCCAGCGAAACACCATTACTGCTAACCTGTCAATATGCCCAAGGTGGTTATAGAGGACGTTGACCTCCTCTTGGACCTGCTCAACACCACACCCGTGGTCGACGGCGTCCCCACGGACGCGCTGGACGACCCGCGCGACGCCGCCCGGTGGCTGGGCGAGCGCGACCTGCCCCGCTCACCGGCCGCCGCCGCCTCGGCCCGCCGCGTCAGGGACGCGGTCGCCCGCGTCGTCAGGGGCGAGCAGCCCACCCGGACGCTGGAGCCCTTTCTCGAAGGGGTGTCGCGGACCCCGTCGGTCGGCGACGACGGCGTGCGCTGGGAGCTGAGCACCGGCTCCGCCGACCCGTTCGGCCTCCGATGCGTGCTGGCCTGGGCGTATCTCCAGGAGACCCTGCCCGGCCGCCTGCGCCCGTGCGCCAACGACGACTGCCGCCTGTTCCTCGTCGACCACAGCCGGGCCAACACCCGTCGCTGGTGCTCGATGGCCGCCTGCGGCAACCGCCTCAAGGCACGGCGCCACCACCGGCGCGCGGCGAACCGGGACGGCGACGACTGACCCGCGACGAGACCGGGCGGCGACCGGGGACCGCCACCGGCAACCGAGGTCCACATCTTGCGATCGAACACGAAGTACGATCGAATGAACACGAAAGAGTTCCGGAACGACACCGAACGATCATTGATCATCCGCGTCCGGCCGGGCGCGAGACGCGGCGGCGCCGGATGTGCGGGGCCTCACCCGTCGCATCGGGAGTGCCACCGGAACCACCGGCGCAGACTCATTCCGAGGAGAGCCCGTGACCACGTGGATGCTGCTGGACTACGGCGAGGTCATCTCCATGCCGCAGCCGTCCGACGCGACGGCCGCCATGGCGGAGCTCATCGGCCAGGACCACGCGACCTTCCGTGACCGCTACTGGCACCACCGCGAGGCCTACGACCGCGGCCAGGCCTCCCACTCCTACTGGAGCGGGGTGGCCGGCAGGACGCTCGCCGACGACGATCCGCTCGTCGCCACGCTCAACGCGGCCGACGTCGCGAGCTGGTTCCACCTCAACCCGGAGACCCTGCGCGCCATCGAGGACCTCGCGGGACACCACGGGCTCGCCCTGCTGTCCAACGCCCCCGAGCCGCTGGCGGCGGCCATCGACGCCGCCCCCTGGGCCGCGGCGTTCACCCATCGCTTCTACAGCTGCCGCCTGACGCTGGCCAAGCCGGATCCCGCCATCTTCGAG
This region of Streptosporangium sp. NBC_01495 genomic DNA includes:
- a CDS encoding alpha/beta fold hydrolase, which produces MDERTHYRTAVVRGQEIFYREAGDPDAPVLLLLHGYPTSSHMFRDLIPRLATRYRLVAPDHLGFGHSATPSVDDFDYTFANLAEITAAFTERLGLSRFAMYVQDYGAPIGWRLATAHPERVTAIVTQNGNAYLDGLDEDFWAPIRAYGTDPSPATEAPIRQSLTLDAIRWQYTHGVPDESLVSPDTWRHDFALLRRPGNAEIQLRLTRDYITNIDLYPAFQEYFRASRVPLLAAWGAHDEIFRPGGATAFQRDLPDAEIHLLPTGHFALESHGAQIARLVDDFLGRVLPR
- a CDS encoding CGNR zinc finger domain-containing protein; the protein is MPKVVIEDVDLLLDLLNTTPVVDGVPTDALDDPRDAARWLGERDLPRSPAAAASARRVRDAVARVVRGEQPTRTLEPFLEGVSRTPSVGDDGVRWELSTGSADPFGLRCVLAWAYLQETLPGRLRPCANDDCRLFLVDHSRANTRRWCSMAACGNRLKARRHHRRAANRDGDD
- a CDS encoding HAD-IA family hydrolase gives rise to the protein MTTWMLLDYGEVISMPQPSDATAAMAELIGQDHATFRDRYWHHREAYDRGQASHSYWSGVAGRTLADDDPLVATLNAADVASWFHLNPETLRAIEDLAGHHGLALLSNAPEPLAAAIDAAPWAAAFTHRFYSCRLTLAKPDPAIFEEVLRHLDAAPGDVTFLDDRAVNVRAAAALGINALLYPDWPPFPRAG